In the Acropora muricata isolate sample 2 chromosome 1, ASM3666990v1, whole genome shotgun sequence genome, one interval contains:
- the LOC136910503 gene encoding uncharacterized protein translates to MVSKLTASIDSIVTKSNLPPLDVVKFSGNPCEYFRFRARFNEMVGTQNISETQKMSRLLQFLDGQARSAVAGFEGVPGGLSRALKMLQQRFGQPHIVAKGCVDALVDGPNISSNDGPGLRKFADRSRTLYETLRSMNALPEMNMTNLAKMSGKLPIALQLKWRDEALRIRERRGFPNLKDLVDFIERRAEAANDPVFGRVGETSKFGRKYPRGGRQTLPPFPRGAVDSKVMTMATQVGLSGSENPPISNKHPNPTTQKSVGGKCYSCGSAHRLERCPDFISKSVRERIILARYKGLCLNCLRKGHFATQCQSSFRCKQCQQLHHSLLHKTTEDKEGADVNLQRNSDPNEQASVNATTKEPIAPIETTSHTYSMTSRTKVALQVVPVKIMNNDGHSVTTYALLDTGSEETFLSKTISDRLGLEVKNCSTLAVCTLSGESSVKVGQANVQVKAVDNHEDRTLTIENVKVIDNLTITTTRARDLSQWPHLTDLKIPDVENNQVTMLIGANVPEAQVHEECRRGRSGEPYAVRTVLGWAVLGPVNVANGSSSQVANVNFVKYGDELSDQQMRQFLRLDDIDMNRSSKKAMSVEDQEALKGMENSVQIVDGHYEIGMLWKSVTPWLPNNKQMAEGRLQALKRKLQRDETFHRKYREFMEKLIERGYARKLTEEEAARRSRRTWYLPHHGVFHPQKKDKIRVVFDAAAMQDGVSLNNQLHQGPDLTNSLLGVLLRFRQYPIALVADIEGMFNQVKVPPKDSDALRFLWWETNDLESPSEFQMTSHIFGAKDSPSCANFCLKRAAEDSKGRFSDEAVNAVTKDFYVDDFVKSVRTVNEASSLANEVTCLLSEAGFRLMKWMSNSREVLSEIPDRERARPTLDLDLENLPVERTLGVQWDVEKDAFLFKVHVPHQPSTKRGILSAVSSLYDPMGFVCPVILEAKKILQKLWKLNLGWDDEIPEDLQNQWNKWKYELSALSQVEVPRCHLVHGTVRDISLHLFSDASEDGYGMCAYLRFVYASGTVRCSFLVGRSRSSPVRPISIPRLELQAATLSVKIYRVLLDELTYEISKITFWSDSQTTLQYIKNETKRFQTYVANRVTEIREVTSPDQWRHCPGRVNPADDASRGLNPQKLSSQHRWWRGPDFLWETEDRWPSAKYKEVPDSDPEVRASANVHPVSVRTHHGDNCTDDCNKTSSTLEDGHGGLKKLMESCGSWPVLQRRVAWIVRFCQWIANGRVASSTGPLTLQELSQSTQAIVRIVQNECFPQDVKEVSQNKEVKISSKLGSLRPVLEDGVLRVGGRLQRAVVLSWDEKHSMILPKHHHVSQLIVRHYHEFAAHSGREQTLCELQRMFWIIGGRSLVKKIIRSCIKCRRMNAKPMEQFMGSLPGARLEAYHPPFTFTGVDLFGPLTVKWGRGTAKRWGCLFTCLTTRAVHLEVTPSLETDDFIMVLRQFISRRGPPKEIWSDRGTNFVGASRELKEAIAHWNEETIERQLQQKGIRWVFQPPAAPHMSGVWERLVQITKKHLKSVAGDGLLSDVELRTLLAEVESIVNNRPITAVSDDPDDCSALTPNHFLLQRATQLPPGVFVNEDLFSRKRWRKVQFLADHYWKRWIREYVPTLQRRPKWVKSRRNAQIGDLVLLAEDKVVRNRWPMGRVVEVFTGKDGGVRSARVKTAGGVFHRPVSKICLLEEVSDDK, encoded by the coding sequence ATGGTGTCAAAGCTAACAGCTAGTATAGACTCTATAGTAACTAAATCCAACCTTCCACCTTTAGACGTTGTCAAGTTCTCTGGTAATCCATGTGAATACTTCCGATTTAGAGCACGTTTTAATGAAATGGTTGGTACTCAGAACATTTCAGAAACTCAGAAAATGTCTcgtctattgcaatttcttgaTGGTCAAGCCAGAAGTGCTGTAGCGGGATTTGAAGGAGTGCCTGGTGGGCTGTCGAGGGCCCTAAAAATGCTGCAGCAACGTTTCGGACAACCACACATTGTAGCAAAGGGGTGTGTCGATGCCTTGGTCGATGGACCAAACATATCAAGCAATGATGGACCAGGATTGCGAAAGTTTGCTGACCGGTCAAGGACATTGTATGAGACTTTAAGGTCAATGAATGCTCTCCCTGAAATGAACatgacaaatttggcaaaaatgtcAGGAAAGTTGCCCATTGCACTGCAACTGAAGTGGAGAGATGAAGCCCTTCGAATAAGGGAAAGAAGAGGATTCCCGAACCTCAAGGATCTAGTGGATTTCATTGAGCGGCGAGCTGAGGCAGCTAATGACCCTGTGTTTGGAAGAGTGGGTGAGACGAGCAAGTTTGGAAGAAAATACCCAAGAGGCGGCCGTCAAACATTGCCTCCTTTCCCGAGAGGAGCAGTTGATTCAAAGGTAATGACGATGGCAACACAAGTTGGACTCAGTGGGAGTGAGAATCCACCTATCTCAAATAAGCATCCGAACCCTACAACGCAGAAAAGTGTTGGTGGAAAATGCTACAGTTGCGGCTCTGCGCACAGGTTAGAACGTTGTCCTGATTTCATCAGCAAATCTGTTAGAGAAAGAATAATCCTGGCAAGGTACAAGGGACTTTGTTTGAACTGTTTACGTAAGGGACATTTTGCTACTCAATGCCAGTCATCTTTTAGATGCAAACAGTGTCAGCAACTTCACCATTCCTTGCTGCACAAAACAACAGAAGACAAAGAGGGTGCAGATGTGAATCTTCAGAGAAATTCAGATCCAAATGAGCAGGCTAGTGTCAATGCCACCACTAAAGAACCTATTGCACCTATTGAAACAACCAGCCACACATATTCCATGACATCACGAACCAAAGTTGCATTGCAAGTTGTTCCGGTTAAGATAATGAACAATGATGGACACTCTGTCACTACATATGCTTTGCTTGACACTGGGAGTGAAGAGACATTCCTCTCAAAGACAATTTCTGATAGACTTGGGTTAGAAGTAAAGAACTGTAGTACTTTGGCAGTATGTACATTGTCGGGCGAGTCTTCCGTAAAGGTCGGCCAAGCCAACGTTCAAGTGAAAGCTGTTGATAACCACGAGGATCGTACCCTTACTATTGAAAATGTAAAAGTCATAGACAATCTTACCATCACAACAACAAGGGCAAGGGACTTGTCGCAATGGCCCCATTTAACGGACCTTAAGATTCCGGACGTTGAGAACAATCAGGTGACAATGCTGATTGGTGCAAATGTTCCTGAAGCCCAAGTGCATGAAGAATGTAGGAGAGGGAGATCAGGAGAGCCATATGCTGTTCGAACGGTACTGGGTTGGGCTGTGCTCGGACCAGTGAATGTGGCTAATGGTTCGTCCTCTCAAGTAGCGAATGTAAATTTTGTGAAATATGGTGATGAGCTGTCAGATCAGCAGATGAGACAATTCCTGAGACTTGATGACATTGACATGAACAGGAGCTCCAAGAAAGCTATGTCAGTTGAAGACCAAGAGGCACTGAAAGGGATGGAAAACTCAGTGCAGATTGTGGACGGTCATTATGAAATTGGCATGTTGTGGAAAAGTGTTACCCCTTGGCTgccaaacaacaagcaaatggcAGAAGGAAGATTGCAGGCCTTAAAGAGAAAGCTACAACGTGACGAGACGTTCCATAGAAAGTACAGAGAGTTTATGGAGAAACTCATTGAAAGAGGCTACGCCAGAAAGTTGACTGAAGAAGAGGCAGCACGACGAAGCAGAAGAACGTGGTATTTACCACACCATGGAGTGTTTCATCCCCAAAAGAAGGACAAAATTCGTGTCGTGTTTGATGCAGCTGCTATGCAGGACGGAGTGTCACTCAACAACCAATTGCACCAAGGTCCTGACTTAACCAACAGCTTGCTTGGTGTCCTGCTGCGGTTTAGACAATATCCTATAGCACTTGTAGCTGACATAGAGGGCATGTTTAACCAAGTGAAGGTGCCCCCAAAAGATTCTGATGCATTGAGGTTTCTTTGGTGGGAAACTAATGACCTTGAAAGTCCCTCAGAATTTCAGATGACAAGTCACATCTTCGGCGCCAAGGACTCACCCAGCTGTGCAAACTTTTGCCTGAAGCGAGCTGCAGAGGATAGTAAAGGAAGATTCAGTGATGAGGCTGTGAATGCCGTCACCAAGGACTTTTACGTTGATGACTTTGTCAAGTCTGTTAGGACAGTAAATGAAGCAAGTTCATTAGCAAATGAAGTAACATGTTTACTTAGTGAAGCCGGATTTAGACTGATGAAATGGATGAGCAACAGCCGAGAGGTGCTGTCTGAAATACCTGATAGAGAGCGGGCGAGACCGACACTGGATTTGGATCTCGAGAACCTTCCAGTAGAGAGGACGTTAGGAGTCCAGTGGGATGTGGAGAAAGATGCCTTCCTGTTTAAGGTTCATGTCCCGCATCAGCCATCTACAAAGCGTGGAATTTTGTCAGCAGTAAGTTCGCTGTATGATCCTATGGGTTTTGTTTGCCCAGTCATCCTAGAAGCTAAGAAGATTTTGCAGAAGTTGTGGAAACTGAATCTCGGATGGGACGATGAAATACCTGAAGATTTGCAGAACCAGTGGAATAAGTGGAAGTACGAATTGTCTGCATTATCGCAAGTTGAAGTACCGAGATGCCACCTAGTCCATGGCACAGTACGTGATATATCTCTTCACCTATTCTCAGATGCCTCTGAAGATGGTTATGGCATGTGCGCCTATCTTAGATTTGTTTACGCCAGTGGAACTGTAAGATGTTCGTTTTTGGTTGGAAGGTCAAGGAGTTCACCAGTGAGGCCGATTTCCATTCCCAGGCTTGAGTTGCAAGCAGCCACATTATCTGTGAAGATATACCGAGTGCTTCTGGATGAGCTGACGTATGAGATAAGCAAGATTACATTTTGGTCCGATTCTCAGACGACATTACAGTATATCAAGAATGAGACCAAGCGATTTCAGACGTACGTTGCCAATCGTGTAACGGAAATACGTGAAGTTACTTCGCCAGACCAATGGAGGCATTGCCCTGGAAGGGTTAATCCTGCTGATGATGCTTCACGGGGCTTAAACCCTCAGAAACTCTCCAGTCAACATCGATGGTGGCGAGGACCTGATTTCCTTTGGGAAACAGAAGATCGCTGGCCGAGTGCAAAATATAAAGAGGTCCCAGACAGCGACCCGGAAGTGCGGGCCTCAGCAAATGTTCACCCTGTCAGTGTAAGAACGCATCATGGAGACAACTGCACTGATGACTGTAACAAAACCAGCAGTACACTAGAAGATGGACATGGTGGCCTGAAGAAGCTAATGGAGAGCTGTGGCTCATGGCCAGTCCTACAACGCCGTGTCGCATGGATAGTACGATTTTGTCAGTGGATCGCAAATGGGAGGGTTGCCAGTTCCACTGGACCATTGACTTTACAAGAACTGAGTCAGTCAACTCAAGCCATTGTTCGCATTGTTCAGAATGAATGCTTTCCTCAAGATGTCAAAGAAGTTAGTCAGAATAAGGAAGTGAAGATTTCTAGCAAGCTAGGAAGCCTAAGACCAGTATTAGAAGACGGAGTCTTACGGGTAGGAGGACGATTGCAGAGAGCTGTAGTACTCTCATGGGATGAGAAACACTCTATGATACTACCCAAGCACCATCACGTGAGTCAGTTAATCGTTAGGCACTACCATGAGTTTGCTGCCCATAGCGGAAGAGAACAAACATTGTGTGAGCTGCAAAGAATGTTCTGGATCATTGGTGGAAGAAGCTTAGTGAAGAAGATTATTAGGAGCTGCATTAAGTGCCGAAGAATGAATGCTAAACCCATGGAGCAGTTTATGGGGTCGCTACCCGGTGCAAGGCTGGAGGCGTACCACCCTCCATTTACCTTTACTGGTGTTGACCTATTTGGGCCACTAACGGTTAAGTGGGGCCGCGGAACCGCGAAAAGATGGGGTTGTCTGTTTACTTGCCTTACAACTCGTGCTGTCCACCTCGAAGTGACACCATCTCTTGAGACAGATGACTTCATCATGGTTCTTCGCCAATTCATAAGTAGAAGAGGACCGCCTAAGGAAATTTGGTCCGACAGAGGTACTAATTTTGTAGGCGCAAGCAGGGAGTTGAAAGAGGCCATTGCACATTGGAATGAAGAAACGATTGAACGGCAGTTGCAGCAGAAGGGCATCAGGTGGGTATTTCAACCACCTGCCGCCCCCCATATGTCCGGAGTATGGGAGCGTCTGGTACAGATTACGAAGAAACACCTTAAGAGTGTAGCTGGAGATGGACTTCTCAGTGATGTCGAGTTGAGGACACTGTTAGCTGAAGTGGAGTCCATAGTTAATAACCGTCCTATCACTGCTGTTTCAGATGATCCTGATGACTGCTCAGCGCTTACGCCCAACCATTTCCTTTTGCAAAGAGCTACTCAACTTCCACCCGGTGTATTTGTGAATGAAGATTTGTTCTCCAGAAAGCGGTGGAGAAAGGTGCAATTTCTCGCCGATCACTACTGGAAGAGATGGATACGGGAATACGTGCCAACTCTTCAAAGAAGACCGAAATGGGTCAAGTCAAGACGAAATGCGCAGATTGGTGATCTAGTGCTTCTAGCAGAAGATAAGGTAGTCCGCAATAGATGGCCTATGGGCCGAGTGGTAGAAGTGTTCACTGGGAAAGATGGAGGTGTACGGTCTGCCCGAGTCAAGACAGCAGGGGGCGTTTTCCACCGCCCTGTTAGCAAGATATGCCTACTGGAGGAAGTTAGCGATGACAAATGA